A window of the Salvelinus alpinus chromosome 3, SLU_Salpinus.1, whole genome shotgun sequence genome harbors these coding sequences:
- the LOC139570447 gene encoding uncharacterized protein isoform X1 produces MAKEGGTVRVCGLPLDISKNRLIDKLHIHFMRKRNGGGDISSVTVSKTTPGSAFITFEDSEVARRVVEHQNHTLSVNDKQYELSVSLHSKDVDPDELFVDTAVTVDYSKLNGGKTSISNILKNACDIKCTFHVQADLCTFKGRYTEVQILTKCLLRLFNSQTSKDVHSLKAEATTKDDKRYNSAQGRTERQQDTETSGQANGLDLGNGSSRASESNRALLQESYTNDRKGADALYTSYTNHREEAGALHTSYTSDIEDAVALEKGTSMEDFSMVIDSDIFRYLRKYCSAEYQNILDRHGVEILDVATRDITTLYLQLKAGATGRGVEHLRLAHGELAWLYQDKEAQLRKEQLAKESFPGLGLQQAFKTLTQRFTKLLINEDKSNVYLVGSGSDVSEAKQFLLEMQGTTKEHGQELLHSSGDASLPFVPDTKLRKERAVRSKEFKMAATFGRTMGSEKPKDDENWSSLSDVKAPEDHQINSFSSTKLIRMNDQKLGSGPISGITSQNVEISSSGPRDLQEDTLFKRYEPLSTASLSGKPPLNLAQNNETRPTKAANFSEFQGYSMDDMDMSVDRAVPTGVVQQSKSISTLRRSNSFSGQVRTKQVRKDSSSAVDLFGKTKGGETTSHPETRQVFSVELVVPTTQWLYTKDVFRILLEEVTSDLQMKEKKTLNEVVLQLRGKDPANVRVCQQVLKKLIAKVAEDFSTHELLLTQLGVSDSKNETVEVLCTTVRETWEKVKIIPMPNTKSILIFGPTLDCFEAISFLKEMLHFGTEGEQTMKERPIDLKKPSSDSPSNPDINPSAAHQSSASSDKQDQETTSATDIVSSGSSEGVSQSGVKKVPVLKLRLGAAGPVDEKSFRTISAPYKAEGSLRVTEGNDAAPLPEHSAQRLTGPKPEESQIPNSRGLQTQKNHSEGNAGLSCICGTAGESVSWTAGGKAMCPSCVECTKSHAMNPQSASAKHYGASRSNEKQDVKDTEVKASPSCVGGTTGESVSMTACGGALCQNHIHPDCKVRPKSKEVVVGIRGTMTRSEMSISLIGYNKDTTLKITYNIPDGIQGKDHPNPGGSFQGGTFHAFLPLNETTLKLLPCLERAFHRGLTFNVRVGDTRDCVTWGSIPHKTSIEGGFSRNGYPDSRYLRCLAEALRSHGIEEG; encoded by the exons CTCTTTGTGGACACAGCTGTGACAGTGGACTACAGCAAATTGAATGGGGGGAAAACATCGATATCTAACATCCTCAAAAATGCCTGCGACATAAAATGCACCTTTCACGTTCAGGCTGACCTCTGCACTTTCAAAGGTCGCTACACAGAAGTCCAAATCCTGACCAAGTGTCTGCTGAGACTTTTCAATTCACAGACCTCAAAAGATGTCCATTCCCTTAAAGCTGAGGCCACCACCAAGGATGACAAAAGATACAACTCTGCTCAAGGACGAACAGAAAGACAGCAGGACACTGAGACCTCAGGACAGGCCAACGGACTGGATCTGGGGAACGGTTCCAGTAGAGCCTCTGAGAGTAATCGTGCCCTTCTTCAAGAATCTTACACCAATGATAGAAAGGGGGCGGATGCATTGTACACATCATACACCAATCATAGAGAGGAAGCGGGGGCATTGCATACATCTTACACCAGTGACATAGAGGATGCAGTGGCATTAGAGAAGGGAACCTCAATGGAGGACTTCTCAATGGTCATAGACTCAGACATCTTCCGATACCTCCGAAAGTACTGCTCGGCTGAGTACCAGAACATCCTCGACAGGCATGGAGTAGAGATACTGGATGTCGCCACCAGAGATATCACCACCCTCTACCTGCAGCTTAAGGCTGGGGCCACTGGGCGAGGTGTGGAGCATCTAAGGCTTGCGCATGGGGAGCTGGCCTGGCTGTACCAAGACAAAGAGGCCCAACTTCGCAAGGAGCAGTTGGCTAAGGAAAGCTTCCCCGGGTTGGGGCTCCAGCAGGCTTTTAAAACCTTAACGCAGAGATTCACAAAGCTGCTGATCAATGAAGACAAGTCCAATGTCTATCTGGTGGGCAGTGGAAGTGACgtgtcggaggccaagcagttccTATTGGAAATGCAAGGGACAACAAAGGAGCACGGTCAAGAGTTACTTCACTCCTCAGGAGATGCGTCTCTACCCTTTGTCCCTGACACCAAGCTTAGAAAAGAAAGGGCTGTGAGGAGCAAAGAATTCAAAATGGCTGCCACATTTGGGAGAACTATGGGTTCTGAGAAACCTAAAGATGATGAGAATTGGTCCAGCTTGAGTGACGTAAAGGCTCCTGAGGATCACCAGATAAATAGTTTCTCGTCCACAAAACTCATTAGAATGAATGACCAGAAATTAGGTAGTGGACCAATTTCAGGGATTACGAGTCAGAATGTTGAAATTTCAAGTTCTGGTCCAAGGGATCTCCAGGAAGACACCCTCTTCAAAAGGTATGAACCATTGTCCACTGCTTCCTTGTCTGGTAAACCCCCTCTGAACTTGGCACAAAACAATGAAACCAGACCCACAAAAGCAGCAAACTTTAGTGAATTCCAGGGCTACTCAATGGATGATATGGACATGTCTGTGGATAGGGCGGTTCCAACTGGCGTAGTCCAACAATCCAAGTCAATTTCCACTCTGAGACGGTCCAACAGTTTCTCAGGGCAGGTTAGGACCAAACAAGTCAGAAAGGACAGCAGCTCAGCTGTAGACCTGTTTGGAAAGACCAAAGGAGGCGAAACTACTAGTCACCCAGAGACTAGGCAAGTCTTCAGTGTAGAGCTGGTGGTGCCCACAACTCAATGGTTATACACAAAGGATGTTTTCCGCATACTGCTAGAGGAAGTAACCTCTGACCTGCAGATGAAGGAGAAAAAAACATTAAATGAGGTCGTCCTCCAACTGAGAGGGAAAGATCCAGCCAACGTCAGGGTGTGTCAGCAGGTGCTGAAAAAGCTGATTGCCAAGGTGGCCGAGGACTTCTCCACCCATGAGCTGTTGTTAACACAGCTGGGTGTGTCAGACTCGAAGAATGAGACAGTTGAGGTGTTATGCACCACTGTGAGAGAGACATGGGAGAAAGTGAAAATCATTCCAATGCCAAATACTAAGAGCATTTTAATCTTTGGTCCAACACTGGATTGTTTCGAGGCGATATCATTTCTAAAAGAGATGCTTCACTTTGGAACAGAGGGGGAACAGACCATGAAAGAGAGACCCATTGATCTTAAGAAACCATCTTCTGATTCTCCATCCAACCCTGACATAAACCCCTCAGCAGCGCATCAGAGCTCTGCCAGTAGTGACAAACAAGACCAGGAGACCACCTCTGCGACCGACATTGTTTCATCAGGGAGCTCGGAGGGAGTGAGCCAATCAGGTGTGAAGAAAGTGCCTGTTTTGAAGCTTCGGTTAGGAGCAGCTGGTCCCGTAGATGAAAAGAGTTTCAGGACAATCAGTGCTCCCTATAAAGCAGAGGGGTCACTAAGAGTGACAGAAGGAAATGATGCAGCACCATTACCAGAGCACAGTGCTCAGAGGTTGACAGGGCCAAAGCCTGAGGAAAGCCAGATACCTAACAGTAGGGGACTGCAGACCCAAAAGAACCATAGCGAAGGAAATGCCGGTTTGTCCTGTATATGTGGAACCGCAGGGGAATCTGTATCTTGGACGGCTGGTGGAAAAGCCATGTGCCCATCATGCGTGGAATGTACAAAGTCTCATGCAATGAATCCGCAAAGCGCCTCCGCCAAACATTACGGGGCAAGCCGGTCCAATGAGAAGCAAGATGTGAAAGACACCGAGGTGAAGGCCAGTCCATCTTGTGTAGGTGGAACCACTGGGGAATCTGTGTCTATGACTGCTTGTGGCGGGGCCTTGTGCCAGAATCACATCCATCCCGACTGTAAAGTACGCCCTAAATCTAAGGAGGTTGTCGTGGGCATCCGAGGGACCATGACCCGCAGTGAGATGTCCATCAGTCTGATTGGGTACAACAAGGATACAACACTGAAGATAACCTACAACATTCCTGATGGCATCCAAGGG AAAGACCATCCAAACCCTGGGGGATCTTTCCAAGGGGGCACGTTCCATGCCTTCCTGCCTCTGAATGAAACGACTCTCAAGCTTCTGCCATGCCTCGAACGTGCCTTTCATCGAGGCCTCACCTTCAATGTGAGAGTAGGGGACACTAGGGATTGTGTGACCTGGGGTAGCATCCCACACAAGACCAGCATCGAGGGAGGGTTTTCCAG GAATGGATACCCAGACTCAAGATATCTCAGATGCTTAGCTGAGGCACTGAGGTCTCATGGTATCGAGGAGGGCTGA
- the LOC139570447 gene encoding uncharacterized protein isoform X2 — translation MARRVVEHQNHTLSVNDKQYELSVSLHSKDVDPDELFVDTAVTVDYSKLNGGKTSISNILKNACDIKCTFHVQADLCTFKGRYTEVQILTKCLLRLFNSQTSKDVHSLKAEATTKDDKRYNSAQGRTERQQDTETSGQANGLDLGNGSSRASESNRALLQESYTNDRKGADALYTSYTNHREEAGALHTSYTSDIEDAVALEKGTSMEDFSMVIDSDIFRYLRKYCSAEYQNILDRHGVEILDVATRDITTLYLQLKAGATGRGVEHLRLAHGELAWLYQDKEAQLRKEQLAKESFPGLGLQQAFKTLTQRFTKLLINEDKSNVYLVGSGSDVSEAKQFLLEMQGTTKEHGQELLHSSGDASLPFVPDTKLRKERAVRSKEFKMAATFGRTMGSEKPKDDENWSSLSDVKAPEDHQINSFSSTKLIRMNDQKLGSGPISGITSQNVEISSSGPRDLQEDTLFKRYEPLSTASLSGKPPLNLAQNNETRPTKAANFSEFQGYSMDDMDMSVDRAVPTGVVQQSKSISTLRRSNSFSGQVRTKQVRKDSSSAVDLFGKTKGGETTSHPETRQVFSVELVVPTTQWLYTKDVFRILLEEVTSDLQMKEKKTLNEVVLQLRGKDPANVRVCQQVLKKLIAKVAEDFSTHELLLTQLGVSDSKNETVEVLCTTVRETWEKVKIIPMPNTKSILIFGPTLDCFEAISFLKEMLHFGTEGEQTMKERPIDLKKPSSDSPSNPDINPSAAHQSSASSDKQDQETTSATDIVSSGSSEGVSQSGVKKVPVLKLRLGAAGPVDEKSFRTISAPYKAEGSLRVTEGNDAAPLPEHSAQRLTGPKPEESQIPNSRGLQTQKNHSEGNAGLSCICGTAGESVSWTAGGKAMCPSCVECTKSHAMNPQSASAKHYGASRSNEKQDVKDTEVKASPSCVGGTTGESVSMTACGGALCQNHIHPDCKVRPKSKEVVVGIRGTMTRSEMSISLIGYNKDTTLKITYNIPDGIQGKDHPNPGGSFQGGTFHAFLPLNETTLKLLPCLERAFHRGLTFNVRVGDTRDCVTWGSIPHKTSIEGGFSRNGYPDSRYLRCLAEALRSHGIEEG, via the exons CTCTTTGTGGACACAGCTGTGACAGTGGACTACAGCAAATTGAATGGGGGGAAAACATCGATATCTAACATCCTCAAAAATGCCTGCGACATAAAATGCACCTTTCACGTTCAGGCTGACCTCTGCACTTTCAAAGGTCGCTACACAGAAGTCCAAATCCTGACCAAGTGTCTGCTGAGACTTTTCAATTCACAGACCTCAAAAGATGTCCATTCCCTTAAAGCTGAGGCCACCACCAAGGATGACAAAAGATACAACTCTGCTCAAGGACGAACAGAAAGACAGCAGGACACTGAGACCTCAGGACAGGCCAACGGACTGGATCTGGGGAACGGTTCCAGTAGAGCCTCTGAGAGTAATCGTGCCCTTCTTCAAGAATCTTACACCAATGATAGAAAGGGGGCGGATGCATTGTACACATCATACACCAATCATAGAGAGGAAGCGGGGGCATTGCATACATCTTACACCAGTGACATAGAGGATGCAGTGGCATTAGAGAAGGGAACCTCAATGGAGGACTTCTCAATGGTCATAGACTCAGACATCTTCCGATACCTCCGAAAGTACTGCTCGGCTGAGTACCAGAACATCCTCGACAGGCATGGAGTAGAGATACTGGATGTCGCCACCAGAGATATCACCACCCTCTACCTGCAGCTTAAGGCTGGGGCCACTGGGCGAGGTGTGGAGCATCTAAGGCTTGCGCATGGGGAGCTGGCCTGGCTGTACCAAGACAAAGAGGCCCAACTTCGCAAGGAGCAGTTGGCTAAGGAAAGCTTCCCCGGGTTGGGGCTCCAGCAGGCTTTTAAAACCTTAACGCAGAGATTCACAAAGCTGCTGATCAATGAAGACAAGTCCAATGTCTATCTGGTGGGCAGTGGAAGTGACgtgtcggaggccaagcagttccTATTGGAAATGCAAGGGACAACAAAGGAGCACGGTCAAGAGTTACTTCACTCCTCAGGAGATGCGTCTCTACCCTTTGTCCCTGACACCAAGCTTAGAAAAGAAAGGGCTGTGAGGAGCAAAGAATTCAAAATGGCTGCCACATTTGGGAGAACTATGGGTTCTGAGAAACCTAAAGATGATGAGAATTGGTCCAGCTTGAGTGACGTAAAGGCTCCTGAGGATCACCAGATAAATAGTTTCTCGTCCACAAAACTCATTAGAATGAATGACCAGAAATTAGGTAGTGGACCAATTTCAGGGATTACGAGTCAGAATGTTGAAATTTCAAGTTCTGGTCCAAGGGATCTCCAGGAAGACACCCTCTTCAAAAGGTATGAACCATTGTCCACTGCTTCCTTGTCTGGTAAACCCCCTCTGAACTTGGCACAAAACAATGAAACCAGACCCACAAAAGCAGCAAACTTTAGTGAATTCCAGGGCTACTCAATGGATGATATGGACATGTCTGTGGATAGGGCGGTTCCAACTGGCGTAGTCCAACAATCCAAGTCAATTTCCACTCTGAGACGGTCCAACAGTTTCTCAGGGCAGGTTAGGACCAAACAAGTCAGAAAGGACAGCAGCTCAGCTGTAGACCTGTTTGGAAAGACCAAAGGAGGCGAAACTACTAGTCACCCAGAGACTAGGCAAGTCTTCAGTGTAGAGCTGGTGGTGCCCACAACTCAATGGTTATACACAAAGGATGTTTTCCGCATACTGCTAGAGGAAGTAACCTCTGACCTGCAGATGAAGGAGAAAAAAACATTAAATGAGGTCGTCCTCCAACTGAGAGGGAAAGATCCAGCCAACGTCAGGGTGTGTCAGCAGGTGCTGAAAAAGCTGATTGCCAAGGTGGCCGAGGACTTCTCCACCCATGAGCTGTTGTTAACACAGCTGGGTGTGTCAGACTCGAAGAATGAGACAGTTGAGGTGTTATGCACCACTGTGAGAGAGACATGGGAGAAAGTGAAAATCATTCCAATGCCAAATACTAAGAGCATTTTAATCTTTGGTCCAACACTGGATTGTTTCGAGGCGATATCATTTCTAAAAGAGATGCTTCACTTTGGAACAGAGGGGGAACAGACCATGAAAGAGAGACCCATTGATCTTAAGAAACCATCTTCTGATTCTCCATCCAACCCTGACATAAACCCCTCAGCAGCGCATCAGAGCTCTGCCAGTAGTGACAAACAAGACCAGGAGACCACCTCTGCGACCGACATTGTTTCATCAGGGAGCTCGGAGGGAGTGAGCCAATCAGGTGTGAAGAAAGTGCCTGTTTTGAAGCTTCGGTTAGGAGCAGCTGGTCCCGTAGATGAAAAGAGTTTCAGGACAATCAGTGCTCCCTATAAAGCAGAGGGGTCACTAAGAGTGACAGAAGGAAATGATGCAGCACCATTACCAGAGCACAGTGCTCAGAGGTTGACAGGGCCAAAGCCTGAGGAAAGCCAGATACCTAACAGTAGGGGACTGCAGACCCAAAAGAACCATAGCGAAGGAAATGCCGGTTTGTCCTGTATATGTGGAACCGCAGGGGAATCTGTATCTTGGACGGCTGGTGGAAAAGCCATGTGCCCATCATGCGTGGAATGTACAAAGTCTCATGCAATGAATCCGCAAAGCGCCTCCGCCAAACATTACGGGGCAAGCCGGTCCAATGAGAAGCAAGATGTGAAAGACACCGAGGTGAAGGCCAGTCCATCTTGTGTAGGTGGAACCACTGGGGAATCTGTGTCTATGACTGCTTGTGGCGGGGCCTTGTGCCAGAATCACATCCATCCCGACTGTAAAGTACGCCCTAAATCTAAGGAGGTTGTCGTGGGCATCCGAGGGACCATGACCCGCAGTGAGATGTCCATCAGTCTGATTGGGTACAACAAGGATACAACACTGAAGATAACCTACAACATTCCTGATGGCATCCAAGGG AAAGACCATCCAAACCCTGGGGGATCTTTCCAAGGGGGCACGTTCCATGCCTTCCTGCCTCTGAATGAAACGACTCTCAAGCTTCTGCCATGCCTCGAACGTGCCTTTCATCGAGGCCTCACCTTCAATGTGAGAGTAGGGGACACTAGGGATTGTGTGACCTGGGGTAGCATCCCACACAAGACCAGCATCGAGGGAGGGTTTTCCAG GAATGGATACCCAGACTCAAGATATCTCAGATGCTTAGCTGAGGCACTGAGGTCTCATGGTATCGAGGAGGGCTGA